In the Halictus rubicundus isolate RS-2024b chromosome 12, iyHalRubi1_principal, whole genome shotgun sequence genome, TCCAACGTTTTCGGTTTCACTCTCCTTGAACAGTAACTTTAACCATGCTATCGCAACATCGTTGCATTACATCATGCAAAATGATTGAAACGTTACGACCGAACAATGCCGCACGTACGGATAACGCGCAATCTCGGGCTCCACCTCCAGCTCGTGGCTACTTGAAATTAATAAATGCAGATGCTGGCTATTGCAACTTCCAACTGTTAACGAACTACGaactcaaaaaatattttaatccaAAAAATGTTGTCGCCATCCAGCAGAGAAAAATTGCTATCAATTCGCTACAGAACCGAGAAAGAAGTAATTCGGAAAAGACTTCAAAAAATAAGTGTCCCCTCCTTTCGGAATAAGACTCGATAAAATATTGCGAATAGCTGTATTTTCGAGTAGTATCGAGATTAGGCGGGCGAAAAATGTGGCGCAAGCAATCTCGAAGGGGATCTCGCGGATTTTCACGAGCCCACATAAATCAGCAGATTGATCGAACGTGTTTCCCGTTTCCCGCGACAGGATATTAAATCTTATTGCCAAGACATTTGCGGCGCGTTCCCTTATCCAATCATCGCCGACCACGATCGCAGCCTGGCGGTGAAGCTGGACATGATCGACGAAGAAGGCAAAGATGATCCAGAAAAGGCAATAACCGTCCGCTCGCTCTACATCATCAGCCCCGATCACCGTCTACGCTTGTCGATGCAGTACCCGACCTCCACCGGTCGCAACGTTGAGTGAGTTGCACACATCGATTTAACACGACCGACCTcggtttaacacgttcgcggctCGGACGCCATAACTTCGAAAATGGAAACGAATAATGTCTTTCTCGAAACGTTCCCTTGCGATTCTTTTCCTGGATCGGTCTCGAGCTGATTActcgaagaaaaattgaaaagtgaatTTCCAAGTCTTGCCAAGATCATTTTGCTAATGGCACCTGTTGTTCTGAACGCTTATCAATCTCTCTAATTAAAAATGATCGTGACCCGAATGCGAGATAAGAGACCGCGAACGTGTAAATTTAGAATAATCGCGAAGACGCTTGTTTAATCGATCTTCTTCTTTTTGTGGCCCCGCAGCGAGATACTGCGCGTCATCGATTCGCTACAGCTCGTTGATAGGATCCCGCAGATTGCAACTCCGGCCAACTGGGTGGTAAGCGATCTTTCATTATCTTTCagattcataatttttttttggttttttaacTCGCCGAGTGCGGAATCAGCGTAAAAGTTCCATGAATACGAGAAAAATTAAACCGTTCGAATTTATCACGGTGATTACTGTATCATTCTTCTCGGATCTTGCTGCTCACAACCGAGTTTGATCGGTGGAAAAACTAATTTTTCAAACTGTTGCTATATTCCGGTGGTGCACGCGATAAAGAATTATTTTGTCTAATTCGATGTATTAATGATTCGATTTTCGATTGTCACAGCCAGGAGAAAAAGTGATGATCCTGCCAACCGTCAAGGACGAAGAACTACCAAAACTGTTCCCCGGAGGAGTGGACAAAGTTTCGATGCCTTCTGGGAAGGTTTACGTTCGCACCACCACCAACTATTAAACAATCCCTGAATGTAATTTCGCCTCGAACTAACAGCACGAATTTATCTTACTAATCTGCGCACGGATAATCAGTAAGTCTGTGTACgtttataaataaaagaattttgTCGAAAAACGTTGCACCAGAGAAGCGAACTCACTCAATGCGTTTTATTTGTCAGTTCTGCAGAGGTTTATAGAGACAGCTAATCTCCAAACCGGTAACTGATAGCAGCTACCGCGCCGATAGCGGTTGTTTGCGCGGCAGCGTAATCGAGAAAATTATCCGCCTCGGAGGCTCGAAAACAGTTTATCGAAGCTCGCTCGTTACACAACCGTGACCAATTTTACGCTGGCCACAAAGCAAACAAtctttctgttttattttctttactgaAATTAGGGTACAGTTCATCGCGAAGATACAGGTGACTTTCTTTGCGATTTTATTACGGGAAAACTAAATGACGTAGAGAAGGAAGGCTCTTAGGCTTGTATTCAGACATGATTTACCATAATAGAGAAACTTTTGCAGCAAGCTATTTTCTATAGCCGGCGTGCACTTCCAATTTATTTGTAAAATTGAACCTGCAGACTGACTAGCAATGTTACAAATTTCTACTCGTTcggaaaattaaaattcatCTAATGGAAGCGAGGGTGCCTAATCGAGGGGGTCGCAGCACCGAATTCCGGCAATATGGCGCCCGGTGACCGTCGTTGCGGACGTAGGGCACGGCGCTATCATTACTGATAATTGCGGTCGCATAACACCTCGTTCCACCGTCGGATCCTCCATGTCGTTTCTTGTTCGAGCCAGGAACGAACCGAGGAACCAACGAAGGAACGAAGGGAACGGACAGACGGACGGGAGCAATACGACAACAGGATGTCTGCGGGAAAAGGACGAACAAAAACGGGGCGAGGAGGTCGACCAGTCGCAGCACCGGTCTAGCAGCAGAAAATTCGACAAAAGCCGGTCGATCCTTTCGCAGGATCCTCTCGCAGGGATTCTCTGTTAGGATCCTCGCAGGCCCTTTCCACCCGGACTGTCCCGGGCTGTAAAGATACCGGGCCGTTTTCACGACAGGTTCCCCCGTTGGTCCAGGCATTTCTCttcgaacgaaaaaataaaaaggacCCTTGGCTATTTTAGACCGGGGGATCTTTTTTTATCGGCAGCGGGGAGAGACGTTAGGGAAGGAATTTATCGATGAACTCGTCCGGGAGGTTGAAGGACGAAGAAGTTCCTCTCCCCTTTCGAAGCCGACGCACACTTGACAATGGAGAAAAATCAAAAGGTCAACCTCGATTTTAGCATTTCAAACTTTTACAGAAGTGTTCCTAGATATCTATTGCAAAGGTAAGTAATGAAAACCGATAAGCAAGTGCTGATTATTACAATTTGTTTACCTATTGTGCTACTGCGTTCGTTTTATAAAACTGGAAACTTCTCTATATATAGTGTGTTACTGGAGGTATTGTTATTTCAAGTCTTTCCACTTTCTTGAGGGCAAATTAATAATAGCAATCTAAACTGATAACTTTGATTGTTCTAACTCCGTGAATTTTGTACATCTTTGAGAATACGtcgaaaatttcaattgtaatttcTACAGAGCTTTTCGGGGTTACCGCAATGCCAAAAAAATACAATCATCCTGTACTCTCTTTTGTACCTTACCCCttttgttggaaatatttttcgtatcgCCTATAGTTTTCGAGTAATGGAATTTCGTCTAATAAAACAGGCTCTTCGACTGTGCGACGCGTCGATCCCGAGATGCTAGATCGATAGCGGACCCCGGCGTAAATTTCAGAGCCGAGGGAATTGTTCACAATTcgaaattacataaatatcgaCGCGGGCCACGGTGTCGACTGGATTCGGAAATGATAATTTATACGTCGCCAGGGCCGACGTCAACGCGGACAATAAATCCGCCGGCGATCTCCGAGCAGCGGACGATGGACCAAAGATAACCGGCCCGCCTAGGGTTCCCCATTATTCCCAGATAATTACATACCTCTCCCGCAGGAATTTTCGAAATGAGTTTCAGCCACGGCCACGAGCGGGAACGCAATGTGACCCAACGATAAGCCCCCTTtacttcttcctccttctttgGAGGACCGGGCCCCTCGTGGAAATTCGACCACTCAGAAAATTAGTGTCGGCCCTACGATCAATCCGATTTACACCGCCGGGCCCCGAGATTTCCCACTCTACGTTCATTGTTCGTCCAAAATTATTTCTCCATCATTCTTTTCATCTCCTTTTCTTCTGATTTTTCTATCTCTGTTTTCCTCTTTGTTCATTTATTTGTCTTTTTAACCATTTGCTTCGCAGTTTAATTTCCACGTTTAAAACGTAGTACAGtgaaaagtcttgatctaagcacAATCCTCGGGTCCGAGCTGTGACATgaatcgtgtagggctactatttctTTGTGACCGCGTtgaacgaacgtagaaaaggacagcgcgtgtaaacacggacgCAAAATGCAGTACATACCGTTAATTAAATCgcgaaattatatcgtgtttagtgtcgtatcaatcagaaaaatgccacgaataagttggcgaaaaaCCCgtaaaaaaatagtgaaaaataaagaagtttgatcattggattagtagtggtagtAGTGGTTGCTAGAAGTTATACTGTTTGTGGAGAGGTTAGGCGAacctccgttcggcttagatcgagactttactgtacttcatTTCGTCTAACGTTTTAGAGGGACACATAAGTAACCAATTATTCTGAAATCTAAaagaaactttgtagtaaattcaagtttttatttcttaatttgttatataatctccatcattatcaaggatagATTGCCatctttcaaattttcaatccaaTCAAAGGCGCAAATGttcaatgacgaatatgatcctcggaaggcacggacgccgccattttatcacagggttgtaaaaaCTGTGAAGGGTTTATCACAGGGTGTAAAactgaaaactgtaaaagaatacgtgtttcctcttcgaagatcggtacagaactccaaacgaattctttgcaaataatcgattacttattaCTTAtagggagggaaaggaggggagtagtaagag is a window encoding:
- the Tpx-4 gene encoding thioredoxin peroxidase 4; protein product: MRLNSIVPNFKAETTQGPIDFYQWQADSWVVLFSHPADFTPVCTTELGRLAVHQPHFERRNTKLLAHSVDKLKDHVDWVNDIKSYCQDICGAFPYPIIADHDRSLAVKLDMIDEEGKDDPEKAITVRSLYIISPDHRLRLSMQYPTSTGRNVDEILRVIDSLQLVDRIPQIATPANWVPGEKVMILPTVKDEELPKLFPGGVDKVSMPSGKVYVRTTTNY